In Arachis hypogaea cultivar Tifrunner chromosome 2, arahy.Tifrunner.gnm2.J5K5, whole genome shotgun sequence, a genomic segment contains:
- the LOC112748075 gene encoding uncharacterized protein translates to MVQWQRHFLPVFRQIAHSATTSSPQGKGLTTLTARTVLLPSISSRSPVYHSFQYQGISGSTCLLSKSSNLEQTPTSSPLALTSFLGSKEAQDQKQTPVKKERVQAVMSKIKQSPKKVNLVAALVRGMLVKDALLQLQVTVKRASRTVYQGITQAQGNAVNNHGLDAERLIVAEAFVGKGLFRKKVSYHSKGRAGIKVKPECKLTVVVREITAEEEAKIARLKVHNFRKLTKREKRLVPHQLIVSNPVWGRKNKSSDQNSSATAA, encoded by the exons ATGGTCCAGTGGCAAAGGCATTTCTTGCCAGTTTTTCGTCAAATTGCACACTCTGctaccacctcatctccccaaG GTAAGGGTCTGACGACGTTGACAGCAAGAACAGTACTATTGCCCTCAATTTCAAGTCGTAGCCCTGTTTATCACTCTTTCCAATACCAG GGAATTTCAGGTTCTACCTGTTTGCTTTCTAAGTCATCAAATCTGGAACAAACACCAACTTCCTCCCCGTTAGCCTTAACTTCCTTTTTGGGTAGCAAAGAAGCTCAAGACCAGAAGCAGACACCTGTTAAGAAAGAAAGAGTTCAAGCAGTAATGTCAAAAATAAAGCAG AGTCCTAAGAAGGTCAACTTGGTTGCTGCTTTGGTTCGTGGTATGCTGGTTAAAGATGCATTGCTGCAATTGCAAGTGACAGTAAAGCGAGCTTCAAGAACTGTATATCAG GGTATTACTCAAGCCCAAGGAAATGCCGTAAATAATCATGGATTGGATGCAGAGCGCCTCATTGTTG CTGAAGCGTTTGTTGGAAAAGGATTATTCCGGAAGAAAGTTTCTTACCATTCCAAAGGAAGAGCCGGCATCAAAGTCAAACCGGAGTGCAAGCTAACAGTTGTAGTAAGAGAAATAACCGCTGAAGAAGAGGCGAAGATTGCGAGGTTGAAGGTTCACAATTTCCGCAAGCTCACGAAGCGTGAGAAACGGCTTGTGCCGCATCAGCTTATTGTGTCCAATCCTGTTTGGGGCCGCAAAAACAAATCTAGCGATCAAAACTCGAGTGCCACTGCTGCATGA
- the LOC112748087 gene encoding uncharacterized protein isoform X2 — protein MDLGVVGSEAGFVPFGSGFVKHQRSEEEVSNNDHNNRRGAKLSKVNITTGDDDDVITTTTSKGMLFFQNHQRNNNNNSSCCNVLLRSNNNNNNNNNNNNNNNNGNDNVAIALFKQEGEEKMLSFSTTPTPKSETLIVEKASSNATLHTSYHPFSSYNINNNAGYNNSNWGMMMMGNSSSNNNVGRVVGAALFTPSQWMELEHQALIYKYITANVPVPSHLIPITKALHSTSPFSNFPNPLLRPNPLGWGGFHLGFSSSTDPEPGRCRRTDGKKWRCSRDAVVDQKYCERHMNRGRHRSRKPVEGQSGHAAAITTTTTTTTTSNSKLLLPNSNNSSSSFSIVGNTASNNNSNTISFGNCHEHKNVIQQQQPVASDASAANNISR, from the exons ATGGATCTTGGTGTGGTGGGTTCAGAAGCTGGGTTTGTTCCATTTGGATCTGGGTTCGTTAAGCATCAAAGATCTGAAGAGGAGGTGAGTAATAATGATCATAATAATAGAAGAGGGGCAAAACTGTCAAAGGTTAATATTACTactggtgatgatgatgatgtcatcacaacaacaacatcaaaggGAATGTTGTTTTTTCAGAATCATCagaggaacaacaacaacaatagctcTTGTTGTAATGTGTTGTTGagatctaataataataataataataataataataataataataataataataatggaaatGACAATGTTGCCATTGCTctcttcaaacaagaaggagaagagaagatgCTGAGtttctcaacaacaccaacaccaaAGTCAGAGACTTTGATTGTGGAAAAGGCTTCTTCAAATGCTACATTGCACACTTCTTATCACCCTTTCTCTAGTTACAACATAAATAATAATGCag GTTACAATAACAGTAattggggaatgatgatgatgggaaatagtagtagtaataataatgtGGGAAGAGTGGTAGGAGCTGCATTATTCACTCCCTCACAGTGGATGGAGCTGGAGCACCAAGCACTCATTTACAAGTATATCACTGCAAATGTTCCTGTTCCTTCTCATCTTATTCCAATCACTAAAGCCCTTCATTCCACTTCTCCATTCTCTAACTTTCCTAATCCACTTCTTAGACCCAATCCTT TGGGATGGGGAGGTTTCCATTTGGGATTCTCGAGCAGCACCGATCCGGAGCCAGGTCGGTGCAGGAGAACCGATGGGAAGAAATGGCGGTGCTCGAGGGACGCAGTTGTGGACCAGAAGTACTGCGAGCGTCACATGAACCGAGGCCGCCATCGTTCAAGAAAGCCTGTGGAAGGCCAATCAGGCCATGCTGctgccatcaccaccaccaccaccacaaccaccactTCTAACTCAAAGCTATTGTTGCCTAAcagcaacaattcaagttcttCATTCTCCATTGTGGGGAACACTGCTTCCAACAACAATAGCAACACTATTTCATTTGGAAACTGCCATGAACACAAGAATGTTATTCAGCAGCAGCAGCCTGTTGCATCTGATGCTTCTGCTGCTAATAATATCAGCAG gtga
- the LOC112748087 gene encoding uncharacterized protein isoform X1 — MDLGVVGSEAGFVPFGSGFVKHQRSEEEVSNNDHNNRRGAKLSKVNITTGDDDDVITTTTSKGMLFFQNHQRNNNNNSSCCNVLLRSNNNNNNNNNNNNNNNNGNDNVAIALFKQEGEEKMLSFSTTPTPKSETLIVEKASSNATLHTSYHPFSSYNINNNAGYNNSNWGMMMMGNSSSNNNVGRVVGAALFTPSQWMELEHQALIYKYITANVPVPSHLIPITKALHSTSPFSNFPNPLLRPNPLGWGGFHLGFSSSTDPEPGRCRRTDGKKWRCSRDAVVDQKYCERHMNRGRHRSRKPVEGQSGHAAAITTTTTTTTTSNSKLLLPNSNNSSSSFSIVGNTASNNNSNTISFGNCHEHKNVIQQQQPVASDASAANNISRMFMKKENNNANESCSLLPMLPPKEN, encoded by the exons ATGGATCTTGGTGTGGTGGGTTCAGAAGCTGGGTTTGTTCCATTTGGATCTGGGTTCGTTAAGCATCAAAGATCTGAAGAGGAGGTGAGTAATAATGATCATAATAATAGAAGAGGGGCAAAACTGTCAAAGGTTAATATTACTactggtgatgatgatgatgtcatcacaacaacaacatcaaaggGAATGTTGTTTTTTCAGAATCATCagaggaacaacaacaacaatagctcTTGTTGTAATGTGTTGTTGagatctaataataataataataataataataataataataataataataataatggaaatGACAATGTTGCCATTGCTctcttcaaacaagaaggagaagagaagatgCTGAGtttctcaacaacaccaacaccaaAGTCAGAGACTTTGATTGTGGAAAAGGCTTCTTCAAATGCTACATTGCACACTTCTTATCACCCTTTCTCTAGTTACAACATAAATAATAATGCag GTTACAATAACAGTAattggggaatgatgatgatgggaaatagtagtagtaataataatgtGGGAAGAGTGGTAGGAGCTGCATTATTCACTCCCTCACAGTGGATGGAGCTGGAGCACCAAGCACTCATTTACAAGTATATCACTGCAAATGTTCCTGTTCCTTCTCATCTTATTCCAATCACTAAAGCCCTTCATTCCACTTCTCCATTCTCTAACTTTCCTAATCCACTTCTTAGACCCAATCCTT TGGGATGGGGAGGTTTCCATTTGGGATTCTCGAGCAGCACCGATCCGGAGCCAGGTCGGTGCAGGAGAACCGATGGGAAGAAATGGCGGTGCTCGAGGGACGCAGTTGTGGACCAGAAGTACTGCGAGCGTCACATGAACCGAGGCCGCCATCGTTCAAGAAAGCCTGTGGAAGGCCAATCAGGCCATGCTGctgccatcaccaccaccaccaccacaaccaccactTCTAACTCAAAGCTATTGTTGCCTAAcagcaacaattcaagttcttCATTCTCCATTGTGGGGAACACTGCTTCCAACAACAATAGCAACACTATTTCATTTGGAAACTGCCATGAACACAAGAATGTTATTCAGCAGCAGCAGCCTGTTGCATCTGATGCTTCTGCTGCTAATAATATCAGCAG GATGTTTATGAAGAAAGAGAACAATAATGCAAATGAGAGTTGTTCACTACTTCCAATGCTACCACCAAAGGaaaactga